From a single Eleginops maclovinus isolate JMC-PN-2008 ecotype Puerto Natales chromosome 2, JC_Emac_rtc_rv5, whole genome shotgun sequence genomic region:
- the calml4b gene encoding calmodulin-like protein 4, whose amino-acid sequence MAKFLTQDQINEYKECFSLYDRQRRGKIEGRELITVMRCLGSSPTPSEVQRHLLIHTEAGGELDFSTFLSIMHRQLQQEAPQEEILEALTRADKEQRGFLLASELRAKLTGLGERLTHREVDELLQDAGVGSDGRVHCEQFAEAVTRTAAAKH is encoded by the exons ATG GCCAAGTTCCTGACTCAGGACCAGATCAACG agtaCAAGGAGTGTTTCTCTCTGTACGACCGGCAGCGGCGGGGGAAGATTGAAGGTCGGGAGCTGATCACAGTGATGCGATGTCTCGGCTCGAGCCCCACCCCCTCCGAGGTGCAGCGACACCTGCTGATCCACACAG AGGCAGGCGGAGAGCTGGACTTCTCCACCTTCCTGAGCATCATGCACcggcagctgcagcaggaggcgCCGCAGGAGGAGATCCTGGAGGCGCTGACGAGGGCCGACAAGGAGCAGAGAGGCTTCCTGCTGGCCTCCGAGCTGAGGGCCAAACTCACCGGGCTGGGGGAGAGACTCACCCACCGAGAGG tggACGAGCTGCTGCAGGATGCGGGAGTTGGATCTGACGGACGGGTCCACTGCGAGCAGTTCGCTGAAGCCGTGACGCGCACCGCTGCTGCCAAACACTGA
- the rxfp3.3b gene encoding relaxin-3 receptor 1 has protein sequence MAETHNSSAWNRSSFSSLDDIDVPADGSPALRILISIVYSGVCAVGLLGNLLVFFLMKARRGRKKRSSINLFILNLAVTDFQFVLTLPFWAVDTARDFSWPFGNAMCKIILSVTVMNMYASVFFLTAMSVTRYWAVASALKDRTRRRVCPVRVVILGLWVCATAASLPTAVFSTVKSVAGERLCLLGFPDGQSWLALYHLQKILVAFVFPMLIVSACYLLLLRFVRLRSMNNNQVKRRSRVTRSVTIVVLSFFLCWMPNHAITFWGVLVKFNVVNWDRTYYMVHTYVHPVTVCLAHTNSCLNPVLYCLMRREFRKKMKELFWRISSPTGSNTCHLRPFSGTVRAEPDDTQIVIPLNHVETENYRLSVLTDHTEK, from the coding sequence ATGGCGGAGACCCACAACAGCTCCGCGTGGAACCGCTCCTCCTTCAGCAGCCTGGATGACATCGACGTGCCTGCGGATGGTTCCCCGGCGCTGCGCATCCTCATCTCCATCGTGTACTCGGGCGTGTGCGCCGTGGGGCTCCTGGGGAACCTGCTGGTGTTCTTCCTGATGAAGGCGCGCCGGGGGCGCAAGAAGCGCTCGAGCATCAACCTGTTCATCCTCAACCTGGCGGTCACAGACTTCCAGTTCGTGCTCACGCTGCCGTTCTGGGCGGTGGACACAGCGCGTGACTTCAGCTGGCCCTTTGGGAACGCCATGTGCAAGATCATCCTGTCCGTGACCGTCATGAACATGTACGCGAGCGTCTTCTTCCTCACCGCCATGAGCGTCACGCGCTACTGGGCTGTGGCGTCCGCACTGAAGGACCGGACCCGGAGGCGCGTGTGCCCGGTGCGCGTGGTGATCTTGGGGCTGTGGGTGTGCGCCACGGCTGCCTCGCTACCCACTGCGGTGTTCTCCACGGTGAAGAGCGTGGCGGGAGAAAGGCTGTGTCTGCTGGGCTTCCCGGACGGACAGTCGTGGCTCGCGCTCTACCACCTGCAGAAGATCCTCGTTGCCTTCGTGTTCCCCATGCTGATCGTCAGCGCGTgctacctgctgctgctgcgcttCGTGCGCCTACGCAGCATGAACAACAACCAGGTGAAGCGCCGCTCCAGGGTCACGCGCTCGGTCACCATCGTGGTGCTGTCCTTCTTCCTCTGCTGGATGCCCAACCACGCCATCACCTTCTGGGGCGTGCTGGTGAAGTTCAACGTGGTGAACTGGGACCGGACGTACTACATGGTGCACACGTACGTGCACCCGGTGACCGTGTGCCTCGCGCACACCAACAGCTGCCTGAACCCAGTGCTCTACTGCCTCATGCGCCGCGAGTTCCGCAAGAAGATGAAGGAACTGTTCTGGAGGATCTCCTCTCCCACTGGAAGTAACACGTGCCACCTGCGGCCGTTCAGTGGCACGGTGCGCGCGGAGCCGGACGACACGCAGATCGTGATCCCGCTGAACCACGTGGAGACAGAGAACTACAGACTGTCGGTGCTCACGGACCACACGGAGAAATAA